The Mesoterricola silvestris sequence GATTCTCGCGCCGGAGCGCAAAGGGAGCCGAATACCGCCTTGATTCCGGCCCGGGCTCCAACTAGGCTAGCCCCCATGCAGCCTGGAGAGCCGAGCCGAACAGCCCTGGGAGCCGCGACCCACCGGGCCGTGCATCAGGTGCTGGAGCAAGGGCGCATCTTCACCGACCCGCTGGCGGGGCGGATCCTGGGGCCGGAGGCGGCCCTGGCGGCCAGACGGGCTGAAGGGGACGCCACCCAGCGCCAGCTGAGGCTCTTCATCGCCGTGCGCACCCGCTTCGCCGAGGACGCCCTGCGCACCGCCTTCGCCCGGGGAGCCCGCCAGCTGGTGGTGCTGGGGGCGGGGCTGGACACCTACGCCTACCGCAACCCCCTGGGCCAGGACCTGGACATCTACGAGGTGGACCACCCCGACACCCAGCAGTGGAAGCGCCGCCTCCTGGCCGAGGCCGCCATCCCCGTGCCGGACAACCTCACCTACGTGCCCGTGGACTTCGAATGCGAGACGCTGGAGGACGGCCTGACCCTGGAGGGCTTCGACCCCGGCAAGCGCACCTTCTTCACCTGGCTGGGGGTGGTGCCCTACCTGGCCGAGGAGACGGTCTTCTCCACCCTGGCCTTCATCGCGTCCCTGCCCGGGGGCGCCCAGGTGGTCTTCGACTACGGGAACCCTCCGGGAGCGACCCCCTCCGCCGTCATGGACACCCTGGAGCGGCGGGTGGCCTCCGTGGGGGAGCACCTCCGCAGCCGGTTCGAGACGGAGGATCTCCATGCCCGGCTGCGGGACCTGGGCTTCCGCGCCATCGAGGACCTGGGGCCCGCGGGCATCC is a genomic window containing:
- a CDS encoding class I SAM-dependent methyltransferase, which produces MQPGEPSRTALGAATHRAVHQVLEQGRIFTDPLAGRILGPEAALAARRAEGDATQRQLRLFIAVRTRFAEDALRTAFARGARQLVVLGAGLDTYAYRNPLGQDLDIYEVDHPDTQQWKRRLLAEAAIPVPDNLTYVPVDFECETLEDGLTLEGFDPGKRTFFTWLGVVPYLAEETVFSTLAFIASLPGGAQVVFDYGNPPGATPSAVMDTLERRVASVGEHLRSRFETEDLHARLRDLGFRAIEDLGPAGIRNRFFAGRGGAPLERGGHILLATSG